taAAAGATGTtggaatattttcaaatatttatagtatcccaataactataaatgaatgggtgtaattaatcaaaagataaatcttttggtcattggtcaaaagttatatcatttgatttaaaaaaagaattataactattcaaaaatattatttgaatagttacaaaattaaatgaataattattatttatttatttatttattcataaagacacctattgaaagatgtctatatgaagagacatgaaaattcctataaataggaatggaatttcatttggaaatcatatcaacaaattctaatattatttcttctcttccttcattttctaatattattagattattctataaattattactgcagaaatcctttgtagaaattgagtttttgttatacattactcagtgcatagtggactattctcgtaagtgcaaaacgcaaatagtcattggcttcattgtatcctcgaggttaatttgcttggaactcatttgcacactgaagataagtgggggcgaatataaccttacagatagtggcttgatacacgccttggagtcttgttctatttttcttttcttttcgagttctgatcgtgtgttcgagattttccttaccGGAGTTTTGTACTAACAAAAGAGGTGCCGGTACCATACGATAGGTATTAATGCTtgtaatttggttaaaatttttctaaacatCGAAGCTATAAAAGGTATCAGTACTATCGGTACCTATAAggggtatcgatacttgttatggaaactttaaaaaatattgcaatttgatcctttttcaAGCTCGGGTTTGTAAATGAGCTTTCGTAAGCCCAAGTTCCAAAAAAGattgtataatataattatgaattgtTTTGGTTATAAATGCTTGAATTATGgtgtaaattgattattaaatgTTTGTAACTGTTCCGGTATTGTCTATAGCATCCTATAACTTAGACTCAGTGATCAGGTCAGacgaggggtgttacaatcctTGAAATATTCTTAAGTGtcataaaactcaaaaacaAATTTCTAAAATGCCTTGAacttttaataatgtttttaagtatTTACAAGACCTTTTCAAATATGTTTCTAAAGCTTTTCTAAGTAGTTTTCTAAGTATCAATACCCTTCAAACAATGTCTAATAATGCTTTTCTAGAGGAGTATGTTATTGATCAATACCTGTAagccaagtatcgatacttagtCTAAAAGGTATCGGTACATGACAAGTCAGTAGCCACAACACCATCTAGAAGGGTATAGTATTAATACTAGTTAATCAAGTATCGGTACTTGCTCATGAGGTATTGATACTTGAGAACTTGTGatgattatttttcttcaagGTATCAATACTACCTTTATAGGTGTCAATATTTGGGATTGCAAGTTGttattaatatgtaaatttaatgCTATTAAGAGTTAGAAACTCCTTCCAACAACCCCAAATGAAAAGATATAAGTATGATCCAATAACACTCAAATAAAGATAACAAACAAGCTTTCAAAGATCAAAGTGCAATATCTCATCTTTGAGATGTTACTTGTATTTGTGAGAGCTTAATCATTGTATATCCACCTTTGagaggtttaaatttttttgttcactttcttatttctcttatttgaGAGATTACTTAAGGGTTTtgagtaattttttaaagggaTAGTGGTTCTATCTTACCAAGTTAAAAATAGTGATTTATATAGATGATGCATTATCTTAAAAGGTACCCATCAATAAATTCGAATAATCATTAGTTATGAAAAGCTAAGTTAATGAAGATACACAATTAAGATCGAACCGCTATAAAATTATTGTACAATCTTTTTGAGTTTtatattctttgttttttaaatacCAAGTATACTGTAAGGAaaacaataataactaaaatcaaaatgtaaaattctttacctgaatgttatttaaaaataaccaaatcagaaaataatgattaaaatttacaCATAATTACAAGGACTGATAAAAGAATTTGGCCTAAAAACAAATTCCACCCGCCCAATTCACGAATCTTACCATTACTCTTCCACCTTCGTCCCCCTCTCCGTGTTTCTTTTgctcttaaaccctaaaaattagcAACCAAGCCTAAGCCAGAAAGTGCCAAATCTCACTGTTTTACAAGCACACCTCTCCATCTTAGACTtacaaatgaaaagaaatcGAAATCAATGTTAACAATTACTATTGTTTCAAAAATATCCCCCACATTTTCTCCCCCCAAAACACCCCAATCTTTGTAGCCTCTCGATTCTTCCCAATTCAAATTCTGTCCACATTAAAACCCACAATGCCTTGAACTAGTCCTCCAATTTTTCCAATCCCAATTCCAAAACTGACCGTGTGGTGAGGTCCAGGTGATCGGAGGATCCATGTTTGCTGGCAAGACGGCCACGCTGCTTCGCCGAATCCAGGCTCAAACCAACAATTGCAGGTTTGAACGagcttcttttattttatgtcatAGAATTGGATTAAAATCTGAACTTAGTATTATTCACAATTATGGGTTTCTGCTTATCTTGTCATATGCTATTATTCACCATTCTTTTAGTTCATTGGTATATAATTTTACGTTCTGCTATTGGATGACCtgttacaataataaatactcCCAGCTTTCAGGCCAAGCTTCTTAAGGAGTACACACAACTGAATAAGGTTTTAAGGGGTCTTTGTTTTACGGGAAGACTGAGGGAAGCTGTTGGGCTTTTATGGCGTACGAGATTGAAAGCAGATGCTGCAACGTATGCTCTTCTCTTGCAAGAATGCCTATTCAGGAAAGAACATAAAAGTGGGAGAAGGATCCATGCACATATGGTTGTTATTGGATATGTACCCAATGAATATCTTAAGATCAAGTTGTTGATATTGTATGCAAAATCAGGGGATTTAAGAACTGCCTATGTTCTGTTTGATAATTTACTAGAGAAAACTTTGATTTCTTGGAATGCAATGATTGCTGGATTTGTGCAAAAAGGTTGTGGAGAATTTGGACTTGACCTCTATTACAATATGATAAAGAATGGTGTATCGCCTGACCAGTACACTTTTGCATCCGTATTTAGAGCCTCTGCTTCCTTAGCCTCATTAGAGCATGGGAAGCGAGCTCATGGGGTCCTGATAAAGAGCCATATTAGGGAAAATGTTGTGGTCAGCAGTGCTCTCATGGATATGTATTTCAAATGCAGCAGTCTTACCGATGCTCATCGGGTATTTAATGAAGTTGTAAATAGAAATGTTTTTACTTGGACGAGCTTGATATCTGGATATGGCCAGCATGGAAGGGTTAATGAGGTTCTAGAATcatttgataaaatgataaatgaagGTTTTAGACCAA
This genomic stretch from Gossypium raimondii isolate GPD5lz chromosome 6, ASM2569854v1, whole genome shotgun sequence harbors:
- the LOC105772070 gene encoding pentatricopeptide repeat-containing protein At4g16470 — encoded protein: MFAGKTATLLRRIQAQTNNCSFQAKLLKEYTQLNKVLRGLCFTGRLREAVGLLWRTRLKADAATYALLLQECLFRKEHKSGRRIHAHMVVIGYVPNEYLKIKLLILYAKSGDLRTAYVLFDNLLEKTLISWNAMIAGFVQKGCGEFGLDLYYNMIKNGVSPDQYTFASVFRASASLASLEHGKRAHGVLIKSHIRENVVVSSALMDMYFKCSSLTDAHRVFNEVVNRNVFTWTSLISGYGQHGRVNEVLESFDKMINEGFRPNYVTFLAVLSACSHGGLVNEGWHYFLSMKRDYGIQPRGQHYSAMVDLLGRSGKLHEAYEFVLNSPFKEHPAIWGALLGACRIHGDMDLVKLVADKYLELEPENSGTYVLLSNTYATFGFWENLAALRRKMRNSGVIKEPAYSWIEIQGEVHFFLRGDVSHRCSAEIYELIKLMPSILKDPDYVPDIISS